Proteins encoded by one window of Flagellimonas lutaonensis:
- a CDS encoding UDP-N-acetylmuramoyl-tripeptide--D-alanyl-D-alanine ligase → MTLTALHKLFLEHPKICTDTRKIEKGCLFFALKGPNFNGNAFASNAIEKGAVHAVIDEKEFHVEGKTILVENALETLQKLSIYHRNYSNAKVISLTGSNGKTTTKELIHAVLSKKYKTIATKGNLNNHIGVPLTLLSIQPDTEMAIVEMGANHQGEIAFLSGISQPDYGYITNFGKAHLEGFGGVEGVIKGKSELYNYLLANDRYVFMNADDPIQRQKLASYTKKIGFSTHDPQYYIIRPIMTNPFLEVAFDDLQVKTQLIGEYNFTNCAIAITMGKYFNVPVEDIKKAIEAYRPQNNRSEVIEKNGHRIILDAYNANPTSMMAALNSFKAIEGENKVLFLGDMFELGDAAHEEHQKISEAIGNLGFETAYLIGDNFGKTENGYPKFESFDEIRDYLTKHPLPPSTILIKGSRGMALERLLEIL, encoded by the coding sequence ATGACTTTAACCGCACTTCACAAGCTGTTTTTAGAGCATCCGAAAATCTGTACCGATACACGTAAAATTGAAAAGGGCTGTCTCTTTTTTGCCCTGAAGGGCCCAAACTTCAATGGCAATGCATTTGCATCTAATGCAATAGAAAAAGGGGCCGTCCACGCGGTCATCGATGAAAAAGAATTCCATGTAGAAGGGAAGACCATTCTTGTAGAGAATGCTTTGGAAACATTGCAGAAACTTTCTATCTACCATCGTAATTACAGCAATGCGAAGGTGATTTCGCTCACGGGAAGCAATGGAAAAACGACCACCAAAGAGCTGATCCATGCCGTGCTTTCAAAAAAATACAAGACCATCGCCACCAAGGGCAACCTCAACAACCACATCGGGGTTCCACTGACGTTGCTTTCAATTCAACCAGATACCGAGATGGCCATTGTTGAAATGGGTGCCAACCATCAGGGCGAAATCGCCTTTCTCTCTGGCATTTCTCAGCCCGACTATGGCTATATCACCAATTTTGGCAAAGCCCATCTTGAAGGTTTCGGTGGTGTCGAAGGGGTTATTAAAGGAAAAAGCGAGCTTTACAATTACCTATTGGCCAATGACCGGTATGTTTTCATGAATGCCGATGACCCCATACAAAGGCAAAAGCTGGCATCGTACACCAAAAAAATAGGCTTTAGCACACACGACCCTCAATACTACATCATACGGCCCATAATGACCAATCCTTTTCTGGAAGTGGCTTTTGACGACCTTCAGGTAAAAACCCAATTGATCGGTGAATATAACTTTACAAACTGTGCCATTGCCATAACCATGGGCAAGTATTTCAATGTACCCGTTGAAGACATCAAAAAGGCCATAGAAGCATATAGGCCACAGAACAACCGCTCAGAGGTAATCGAAAAAAACGGCCACCGAATCATCTTGGATGCCTACAATGCCAATCCTACCAGCATGATGGCGGCATTGAACAGCTTCAAGGCCATCGAAGGCGAGAACAAGGTGCTTTTTTTGGGAGATATGTTCGAATTGGGTGATGCGGCCCACGAAGAACACCAAAAAATATCGGAAGCCATTGGCAATCTCGGTTTTGAAACAGCCTATTTGATCGGCGACAATTTTGGCAAAACGGAGAATGGTTATCCCAAGTTTGAAAGCTTTGATGAGATCAGGGATTATCTGACCAAACATCCTTTACCGCCTTCCACCATTCTTATAAAGGGATCACGGGGAATGGCATTGGAACGTTTGTTGGAAATTCTGTAG
- the pdhA gene encoding pyruvate dehydrogenase (acetyl-transferring) E1 component subunit alpha, translating to MKKITKEVYLKWYEDMLFWRKFEDKLAAVYIQQKVRGFLHLYNGQEAVLAGSLHAMDLTKDRMITAYRNHVQPIGMGVDPRKVMAELYGKVTGTSKGMGGSMHIFSKEHRFYGGHGIVGGQIPLGAGLAFADKYFKRDSVTLCYMGDGAVRQGSLHETFNLAMLWQLPVVFICENNGYAMGTSVARTAHTTEIWKLGLGYEMPCGDVDGMDPAAVAKEVHTAIERARTGGGPTFLEMKTYRYRGHSMSDAQHYRTKEEVEEYKKIDPITQVKDVILEKNYATAEELKEIDKRVKDLVNECEKFAEESDFPPKEQLYDVVYAQEDYPFLQHKL from the coding sequence ATGAAGAAAATTACGAAAGAGGTCTATCTTAAATGGTATGAAGATATGCTGTTCTGGCGAAAGTTTGAAGACAAGCTGGCAGCAGTTTACATTCAACAAAAAGTAAGGGGCTTTTTGCACCTATACAACGGTCAAGAAGCAGTTTTGGCAGGTTCTTTGCACGCTATGGACCTTACCAAAGACCGCATGATCACGGCTTACCGAAACCATGTGCAGCCCATTGGTATGGGGGTTGACCCCAGAAAGGTCATGGCCGAGCTGTATGGCAAGGTGACCGGCACCTCGAAGGGTATGGGCGGATCTATGCACATTTTCTCAAAAGAGCATCGTTTTTACGGTGGGCACGGCATCGTAGGGGGGCAAATTCCCCTTGGGGCTGGTTTGGCCTTTGCCGATAAATATTTTAAACGCGATTCTGTGACCCTTTGTTACATGGGCGATGGTGCGGTGCGTCAAGGCTCATTGCACGAGACCTTTAACCTGGCCATGTTGTGGCAATTGCCCGTGGTATTCATTTGTGAGAACAATGGATATGCCATGGGAACCTCAGTGGCGCGTACTGCCCACACCACCGAGATTTGGAAACTCGGTCTTGGTTATGAAATGCCCTGCGGCGATGTGGACGGGATGGACCCGGCCGCTGTGGCCAAAGAGGTACACACTGCCATTGAACGCGCAAGAACAGGCGGTGGCCCTACCTTTTTAGAGATGAAGACCTATCGTTACCGTGGTCACTCCATGTCAGATGCACAGCATTATAGAACCAAAGAGGAGGTAGAGGAGTACAAGAAAATTGACCCCATTACCCAAGTTAAAGATGTCATTCTTGAAAAGAATTATGCCACCGCAGAAGAATTGAAGGAAATTGACAAAAGGGTCAAAGACCTGGTGAACGAGTGCGAAAAGTTTGCTGAAGAGTCTGATTTTCCTCCAAAAGAACAGCTGTACGATGTGGTGTACGCACAAGAAGATTATCCATTTTTACAACATAAATTATAG
- the gldJ gene encoding gliding motility lipoprotein GldJ, which translates to MKKHSIKVVLSCAAIMVGITGCKNSSLSSSKNISRATGWKINAKEGGFQYNSDFKEQETPPGTVFIEGGTFTKGRVQDDVMHDWNNTPTQQHVQSFYMDETEVTNKMYMEYLDYLKKVYPPENPRYENIYKGALPDTLVWRNRLGFNETMTNNYLRHPAYAEYPVVGVNWVQATQFAEWRTDRVNELMLAKEGYLQEEALYSALNGEVEGTFSTEAYLNNPESVYGGQIDSLQGKKKKDSIPVFAKRSSGVLMPEYRLPTETEWEYAAQALVGTREYNNYRGRKKYPWEGDYTRNGQRVGRGDQLANFKQGKGDYGGIAGWSDDGADITAPVKSYKPNDFGLYDMAGNVSEWVADVYRPIVDDEISDFNYFRGNIYTKKAIGEDGKVKILKDSIVYDTLPNGRIVAINLPGEIKEEPVGEEETYLRINFSKSDNRGYRDGDPGSSRFFERFSDDEDDARRMYDSPQHKVERDSTGKILRQYDTSNFRTSLINDEVRVYKGGSWRDRAYWLDPAQRRYLPQYMATDDIGFRCAMSRVGSKSKTKNKSVRHKKAK; encoded by the coding sequence ATGAAAAAACACTCGATAAAGGTCGTACTTTCTTGTGCAGCAATAATGGTAGGCATCACGGGCTGTAAAAACTCGTCGTTGTCTTCGTCAAAAAACATTTCTCGAGCCACAGGATGGAAGATCAATGCCAAAGAAGGCGGTTTTCAGTACAACTCTGATTTTAAAGAGCAAGAGACCCCTCCGGGAACCGTGTTCATCGAAGGCGGAACCTTTACCAAAGGTAGGGTGCAAGACGATGTGATGCATGACTGGAACAATACTCCCACCCAACAGCACGTGCAATCGTTCTACATGGATGAGACCGAGGTGACCAACAAAATGTACATGGAGTACCTTGACTACCTAAAAAAGGTATATCCACCCGAAAATCCGAGGTACGAAAACATTTATAAGGGAGCGTTGCCAGATACATTGGTCTGGCGAAACAGGCTTGGTTTCAACGAAACGATGACCAACAACTACCTAAGGCATCCTGCCTACGCAGAATACCCGGTTGTGGGCGTAAACTGGGTCCAGGCCACCCAATTCGCCGAATGGAGAACCGATAGGGTAAACGAATTGATGTTGGCCAAAGAGGGCTACCTTCAAGAAGAGGCCCTTTACAGCGCCTTGAACGGTGAGGTTGAAGGCACCTTTAGCACAGAGGCTTATTTGAACAACCCCGAATCTGTATATGGGGGGCAAATTGACTCTCTGCAAGGCAAAAAGAAAAAAGATTCTATTCCCGTCTTTGCAAAAAGAAGCAGTGGTGTTTTGATGCCTGAATATCGATTGCCCACTGAAACCGAATGGGAATATGCGGCCCAAGCCCTCGTAGGCACAAGGGAATACAACAATTATAGAGGAAGGAAAAAATATCCTTGGGAAGGTGACTATACCCGTAATGGCCAACGTGTGGGCCGTGGCGATCAGTTGGCGAACTTCAAACAAGGAAAAGGCGATTATGGTGGAATTGCAGGTTGGTCAGATGATGGTGCCGATATCACGGCCCCGGTAAAATCATACAAACCAAACGATTTTGGTCTTTACGATATGGCCGGAAACGTCTCTGAGTGGGTGGCCGATGTTTACCGACCCATAGTCGACGATGAAATCAGTGATTTTAATTACTTCAGGGGCAACATCTATACGAAAAAAGCCATTGGCGAAGATGGTAAGGTCAAGATATTGAAAGATTCAATCGTCTATGATACCTTGCCAAACGGAAGGATTGTTGCAATCAATCTTCCTGGCGAGATCAAAGAAGAACCCGTTGGAGAGGAAGAAACCTACTTGAGGATCAACTTCTCAAAAAGTGACAACAGAGGGTATCGCGATGGTGATCCAGGCTCGTCAAGATTTTTCGAACGCTTCAGCGATGACGAAGACGATGCCAGAAGAATGTACGACTCGCCACAGCACAAGGTTGAGCGCGACTCGACCGGCAAAATCTTGCGACAGTACGATACCTCGAACTTCAGAACCTCTTTGATAAACGACGAGGTAAGGGTCTACAAAGGTGGTTCTTGGCGCGATAGGGCCTACTGGCTAGATCCTGCGCAGCGTAGATACCTACCACAGTACATGGCTACAGATGATATAGGCTTTAGATGTGCCATGTCACGGGTCGGTTCAAAATCAAAGACAAAAAACAAGAGTGTACGGCACAAAAAAGCCAAATAA
- a CDS encoding 6-pyruvoyl trahydropterin synthase family protein — protein MIATICRKAHFNAAHRLHNPKWSQEKNVEVFGKCNSPNYHGHNFDLEVRIRGEVDQDTGFVMDLAQLGQLIKEKVEDRFDHKNLNEDCPEFEHILPSTENFVKVIYDILKPELKPGQKLRITLHETQKNSAEYGDW, from the coding sequence ATGATTGCGACAATTTGCAGAAAGGCCCATTTCAATGCTGCACACAGGCTGCACAACCCCAAATGGAGCCAAGAGAAAAATGTTGAGGTGTTTGGAAAATGTAACAGTCCGAATTATCACGGACACAATTTTGACCTTGAGGTGAGAATCAGGGGCGAAGTGGACCAAGACACCGGTTTTGTAATGGATTTAGCGCAGTTGGGGCAGTTGATCAAGGAAAAAGTAGAAGACAGGTTTGACCATAAGAACCTAAATGAAGATTGCCCGGAGTTTGAGCATATTCTACCTTCGACCGAAAATTTTGTGAAGGTCATCTATGATATATTGAAGCCTGAACTGAAGCCCGGGCAAAAACTGCGCATAACGCTGCACGAAACACAAAAGAATTCTGCAGAGTATGGAGATTGGTGA
- a CDS encoding pyruvate dehydrogenase complex dihydrolipoamide acetyltransferase, giving the protein MAEVINMPRLSDTMEEGTVAKWLKKVGDKVEEGDILAEIETDKATMEFESFHEGTLLHIGIQEGEGAPVDSLLAIIGEEGEDISGLLNGQDASGSGEETPAAKDTSASDTDANQTAATGSAEIPEGVEIITMPRLSDTMEEGTVAKWLKKVGDSVEEGDILAEIETDKATMEFESFYSGTLLHIGIQEGEGAPVDSLLAVIGPEGTDVDAVLSAHAGSGASDESAQQPTEEKQQQAPKEDKPAESMQTSGQNGQRIFVSPLAKKIASEKGIDLSQVKGTGDHGRIIKRDVENYQPSEQKAASLETQVQEASTTSVAPVQLPVGEESTEEVKNSQMRKVIAKRLSESKFTAPHYYLTIEVDMDNAKASRAQINELPDTKVSFNDMVLKACAMALKKHPQVNTSWNGDTTIYNHHVHMGVAVAVDDGLVVPVLKFADQMSLTQIGSAVKDLAGRARNKKIKPDEMEGSTFTVSNLGMFGILEFTSIINQPNSAILSVGAIVDKPVVKNGQIVAGSTMKITLACDHRTVDGATGAQFLQTLRAYLENPVTMLA; this is encoded by the coding sequence ATGGCAGAAGTGATCAATATGCCCCGGTTGAGCGATACCATGGAAGAAGGTACCGTTGCCAAATGGCTCAAAAAAGTGGGAGACAAGGTGGAGGAAGGCGATATTCTGGCCGAAATCGAGACCGACAAGGCCACTATGGAGTTCGAGTCTTTTCATGAGGGTACACTTTTGCATATTGGTATTCAAGAAGGCGAAGGGGCACCAGTAGATTCATTGCTTGCCATAATTGGTGAAGAAGGTGAGGATATTTCAGGGCTTCTGAACGGTCAAGATGCGTCTGGTTCAGGTGAGGAAACCCCTGCAGCAAAAGATACATCTGCATCTGATACGGATGCAAATCAAACAGCTGCCACAGGTTCTGCAGAGATACCAGAGGGCGTTGAAATCATTACCATGCCCCGGTTGAGCGATACCATGGAAGAAGGTACTGTTGCCAAATGGCTCAAAAAAGTGGGGGATAGTGTGGAAGAAGGTGATATTCTAGCGGAAATCGAGACCGACAAGGCCACAATGGAGTTTGAATCATTCTACTCAGGAACCTTGCTCCATATCGGTATTCAAGAAGGCGAAGGGGCACCCGTAGATTCACTTTTGGCCGTTATCGGTCCTGAGGGCACTGATGTCGATGCCGTTTTAAGTGCACACGCTGGGAGCGGCGCTTCCGATGAGAGTGCCCAACAACCTACGGAAGAAAAACAACAACAGGCTCCCAAAGAGGACAAGCCGGCCGAGAGCATGCAGACGTCTGGCCAAAACGGACAGCGCATTTTTGTATCACCCTTGGCCAAAAAAATCGCTTCTGAAAAGGGCATAGACTTGTCTCAGGTCAAAGGTACCGGCGACCATGGCCGTATCATCAAGCGAGATGTTGAAAATTACCAACCTTCTGAACAAAAAGCGGCTTCTTTGGAAACCCAAGTACAAGAAGCTTCGACCACCTCGGTCGCACCGGTGCAACTGCCCGTTGGCGAAGAGAGTACGGAAGAGGTCAAAAATTCGCAGATGCGAAAGGTTATTGCCAAGCGTCTCAGCGAATCGAAATTTACGGCACCCCATTATTACCTTACCATTGAGGTCGATATGGACAATGCCAAGGCCTCACGGGCCCAGATCAACGAGTTGCCCGATACCAAGGTGTCGTTCAACGATATGGTGTTGAAGGCCTGTGCCATGGCCTTGAAAAAACATCCACAGGTGAATACCTCTTGGAATGGTGATACCACCATTTACAACCACCATGTTCATATGGGGGTGGCCGTTGCCGTAGATGATGGTTTGGTGGTGCCCGTATTGAAGTTTGCAGACCAGATGAGCCTTACCCAAATCGGTTCGGCGGTAAAGGATCTGGCCGGCAGGGCACGAAACAAGAAAATTAAGCCCGACGAAATGGAGGGTAGCACGTTCACTGTCTCTAACTTGGGCATGTTCGGTATATTGGAGTTTACCTCGATTATCAATCAGCCCAATTCGGCCATCTTATCGGTCGGGGCCATTGTGGACAAGCCCGTTGTCAAAAATGGGCAGATTGTGGCTGGAAGCACCATGAAGATTACCTTGGCCTGTGACCACAGAACTGTCGATGGTGCCACCGGAGCACAGTTCTTACAGACCTTAAGGGCCTATTTAGAGAACCCGGTGACCATGTTGGCATAA
- a CDS encoding SDR family NAD(P)-dependent oxidoreductase: MHKNIIITGTSRGIGFELVKLFVKDGHQVLALSRNKRPIKDLNLKGVTAFSFDLGNVADYQKVSDFLEGWKKVDVLINNAGSLLNKPFLETSTEEFKKVYEVNVFGVAELTRTVLPKMDKKGHVVTISSMGGVQGSMKFPGLSAYSSSKGAVITLTELLAEEFKESGPSFNVLALGAVQTEMLEEAFPGYQAPVTALEMAQYIKDFALTGQQYYNGKLLPVSNSTP; the protein is encoded by the coding sequence ATGCACAAAAACATCATCATCACGGGAACCAGCCGTGGCATCGGCTTCGAATTGGTAAAACTGTTTGTCAAAGACGGCCATCAGGTACTGGCCCTTTCGAGAAATAAAAGACCCATCAAAGATTTGAATTTGAAGGGAGTCACCGCCTTTTCTTTCGATTTGGGCAATGTTGCCGACTACCAAAAAGTTTCTGATTTTCTGGAGGGGTGGAAAAAGGTGGATGTACTGATAAACAATGCCGGAAGCTTGTTGAACAAGCCTTTTTTGGAAACCTCTACAGAAGAGTTTAAAAAGGTCTATGAGGTAAATGTCTTCGGTGTGGCCGAACTTACCCGTACCGTGTTGCCCAAAATGGACAAAAAAGGCCATGTGGTCACCATCAGTTCGATGGGGGGCGTACAGGGCAGCATGAAATTTCCCGGCCTCTCGGCCTACAGTTCCAGCAAGGGGGCGGTAATCACACTTACCGAATTGCTTGCCGAGGAATTCAAGGAAAGTGGTCCCTCGTTCAACGTACTGGCCCTGGGGGCCGTACAGACCGAAATGCTCGAAGAGGCCTTTCCTGGTTACCAAGCCCCTGTAACGGCTCTTGAGATGGCCCAATACATTAAAGATTTTGCCCTAACAGGACAGCAATATTACAATGGCAAACTGCTGCCTGTAAGCAATAGTACGCCTTAG
- a CDS encoding M28 family metallopeptidase — protein MKRNILVLLSLLFLACGTTKMVQTPNNTSAPSTPTPPTGPDGLKAGTSGFSGTSKKMAFTDAEIIGAHMDFLASDDLKGRDTGSEGIEMAARYIEDHFKSYGVRPYFKTFRDTLSNFKKPAYNVVGLVEGNDPALKNEYILIGAHYDHIGVVKPVNGDYIANGANDNASGTATILELARYFGSNKTNKRSIIFALFSAEEKGLLGSEHLARKLKELDVDLYTMLNFEMTGVPLHGKKYDLYITGYEMSNLAEVSNKYAGENLVGYLPTAKEYDLFKRSDNYPFYKVFGVPSHTYCTFDFENFAYYHKPDDENSEMDFGHMASMVNKMIPVLEGIANAALQEIKIK, from the coding sequence ATGAAAAGGAACATCCTAGTACTTTTGTCACTGTTGTTTTTGGCCTGCGGAACGACCAAAATGGTACAGACACCCAATAACACCTCCGCACCTTCGACCCCCACGCCTCCTACAGGTCCTGATGGGTTGAAGGCTGGTACCAGCGGTTTTTCCGGCACTTCCAAAAAAATGGCCTTCACCGATGCAGAAATCATAGGGGCGCATATGGACTTTCTGGCATCGGACGATTTAAAGGGAAGGGATACCGGCAGTGAGGGTATTGAAATGGCCGCTCGCTATATCGAGGACCATTTTAAAAGCTATGGGGTACGTCCTTATTTCAAAACCTTTAGGGATACCCTCTCCAACTTTAAGAAACCCGCGTACAATGTGGTAGGGTTAGTGGAGGGGAACGACCCAGCGCTTAAGAACGAATATATTCTAATAGGGGCCCATTACGACCATATTGGGGTGGTAAAACCAGTAAACGGCGATTACATTGCCAATGGCGCCAACGACAATGCTTCCGGCACGGCAACCATACTTGAGTTGGCACGATATTTCGGCTCTAACAAAACCAATAAGAGAAGTATCATCTTTGCCCTCTTCAGTGCTGAGGAAAAGGGACTCTTGGGGTCTGAACACTTGGCCAGAAAATTGAAGGAGTTGGATGTGGACCTCTACACCATGCTCAATTTTGAGATGACCGGCGTGCCCTTGCACGGCAAGAAATATGATTTGTACATTACTGGATACGAAATGTCTAATTTGGCCGAGGTCAGCAACAAATATGCAGGCGAAAACTTGGTCGGGTATTTGCCCACGGCCAAGGAGTACGACCTGTTTAAACGGTCAGACAATTATCCTTTTTACAAAGTGTTCGGGGTGCCATCGCACACCTACTGCACGTTCGATTTCGAAAACTTTGCCTATTACCATAAGCCCGATGACGAAAACAGTGAAATGGATTTCGGCCACATGGCCAGCATGGTGAATAAGATGATTCCTGTACTGGAAGGTATTGCAAACGCCGCGTTGCAAGAGATTAAAATAAAATAG
- the cdd gene encoding cytidine deaminase, whose translation MEKRHIGFELTILDSESELSPEELLLIKEAEKARAKAYAPYSRFSVGAAVMMETGEIIMGNNQENASYPSGLCAERVAIFQAGAQHPKKTIKSIAICASSKDTQLMTPAAPCGNCRQSIAEYEQRQKSPITILFRGESGPIYKCGSIADLLPLAFDSTFLGNS comes from the coding sequence ATGGAGAAGAGACATATTGGCTTTGAACTGACAATCTTGGACTCTGAGAGCGAGTTGTCGCCCGAAGAACTATTGCTGATAAAAGAAGCGGAAAAGGCACGGGCCAAGGCCTACGCCCCTTATTCCAGATTTTCAGTGGGAGCGGCAGTGATGATGGAAACCGGGGAAATTATAATGGGCAACAACCAAGAGAACGCCTCTTACCCATCGGGTCTGTGTGCCGAGCGCGTGGCAATTTTTCAAGCAGGGGCACAACATCCTAAAAAAACCATAAAATCAATAGCGATATGTGCTTCATCAAAAGATACCCAACTGATGACCCCCGCAGCGCCCTGTGGCAATTGCAGGCAGTCGATTGCGGAATATGAACAACGCCAAAAATCGCCCATAACCATCCTTTTTAGGGGCGAGAGCGGACCTATTTATAAGTGCGGGTCCATTGCAGATTTGTTGCCATTGGCCTTTGACAGTACCTTTCTTGGCAATTCTTGA
- the porV gene encoding type IX secretion system outer membrane channel protein PorV, with protein MKKLLICFLFVGLFKSFGQQERVITTAVPFLNIASDARASGMGDMGVATSVDAFSQQWNPAKFAFAERKMGIGISYTPYLESIVNDVSLLNANYFNKINERSAFAVSLRYFGLGEIELRQTIDQEATLVKPNEFAIDGSYSLKLSETFSMAVGGRFISSNLRFQEVQNVDSQAANAFAVDVAGFYRSREIAYNSFDGRWRAGFNLSNLGGKIQYDEGGQENFLPTNLKFGAGFDFIFDADNTLGLHTEFNKLMVPTPRDFDGDGDIDAEDNNEYQQISFFNGVFESLGDAPDGFSEELKEITWALGAEYSYQDVFMLRTGYFNESEEKGSRQFFTLGAGFKFKAAQIDLSYLFSTSQVRNPLENTLRFSLTFNLGEEFYND; from the coding sequence ATGAAAAAATTACTGATTTGCTTTCTATTCGTAGGCCTTTTCAAATCTTTTGGCCAGCAAGAAAGGGTAATTACCACGGCCGTTCCCTTTTTGAATATCGCCTCTGATGCCCGGGCGTCAGGTATGGGGGATATGGGGGTGGCCACAAGCGTGGATGCCTTTTCGCAACAATGGAATCCTGCCAAGTTTGCATTTGCCGAACGAAAAATGGGAATTGGCATTAGTTATACCCCGTATCTAGAAAGTATCGTGAACGACGTTTCGCTACTCAACGCGAACTATTTCAACAAAATCAACGAAAGAAGCGCTTTTGCCGTGAGCTTGAGGTATTTTGGCCTTGGTGAGATCGAACTCCGACAGACCATAGACCAAGAGGCAACCTTGGTCAAGCCAAATGAATTTGCCATTGATGGATCGTATTCCTTGAAGTTGAGCGAGACCTTTTCGATGGCAGTCGGTGGTCGTTTCATCAGTTCCAATCTGAGGTTTCAAGAGGTACAGAATGTAGATTCTCAAGCAGCCAACGCCTTTGCGGTAGATGTGGCCGGTTTTTACCGTTCGCGTGAAATTGCCTATAACAGTTTTGACGGTCGATGGAGGGCCGGTTTCAATCTTTCGAACCTAGGTGGAAAAATACAATATGACGAAGGGGGCCAAGAAAATTTCTTGCCCACCAATTTAAAATTTGGTGCTGGCTTTGACTTTATTTTTGATGCCGACAACACCTTGGGGCTGCACACAGAGTTCAACAAGTTAATGGTGCCTACACCACGCGATTTTGATGGTGATGGAGACATTGATGCCGAAGATAACAATGAGTACCAACAGATCAGTTTCTTCAACGGAGTTTTTGAATCGCTGGGAGATGCCCCCGACGGTTTCAGTGAAGAGCTGAAAGAGATTACATGGGCATTGGGTGCCGAGTATAGCTATCAAGATGTGTTTATGTTGCGAACGGGTTATTTCAACGAGAGCGAAGAAAAAGGTTCCCGACAATTTTTCACATTGGGTGCCGGGTTTAAGTTCAAGGCGGCACAGATAGACTTGTCATACCTGTTCTCGACCTCGCAGGTCAGAAATCCGCTGGAGAACACTTTGCGTTTTTCACTCACGTTTAATTTGGGTGAGGAATTCTATAACGACTAG